The proteins below are encoded in one region of Desulfohalovibrio reitneri:
- a CDS encoding iron ABC transporter substrate-binding protein has protein sequence MGRVFFILLILLTAVSAPAAENRHVTDALGRQVAVPSEVERVICSGPGCLRLLTYLRAQDMAVGVDDMEKRRPAFDARPYALGHPEFKKLPLFGEFRGHDNPELIASLDPAPQVILKTYPTMGHDAAELQAKTGIPVVGLEYGDLVNYREQLNHALRTMGRVVGKSERAEEVINYFDGAIADLHERSGDVADPRRPTCYVGGIAKKGPHGFQSTNPTYPPFVFTNADNVASDPSLTGRARQHANVAKEMLLVWDPDVLFLDLATMQLAGAASGLHELRTDPVYQALSATGEGRVYGLLPYNWYTKNFGTILANAYFVGKTLYPERFDDVDPAAKADAIYSFLVGESVFDRMNESFRGMAYRRIQVAE, from the coding sequence ATGGGCAGGGTTTTTTTCATTCTTCTCATTCTGTTGACAGCTGTTTCCGCGCCCGCCGCGGAAAACCGGCACGTCACGGATGCCCTTGGCCGACAGGTCGCGGTACCGTCCGAAGTGGAACGCGTTATCTGCTCCGGACCGGGGTGCCTGCGGCTGCTCACCTATTTGCGGGCGCAGGACATGGCAGTGGGTGTGGACGACATGGAAAAAAGGCGTCCGGCCTTCGACGCCCGGCCATACGCCCTGGGGCATCCCGAGTTTAAGAAGCTCCCCCTGTTCGGCGAGTTCCGGGGACACGATAATCCGGAACTCATCGCCTCCCTCGATCCGGCGCCGCAGGTCATTCTCAAGACGTATCCCACAATGGGGCACGATGCCGCCGAATTGCAGGCCAAGACAGGTATTCCCGTGGTCGGCTTGGAGTACGGCGATCTGGTCAATTACCGGGAGCAGCTGAACCACGCCCTGCGAACCATGGGGCGGGTGGTCGGCAAATCTGAACGGGCCGAGGAGGTGATCAATTACTTTGACGGCGCGATAGCCGATCTCCATGAGCGGTCAGGGGATGTTGCAGATCCCCGCCGGCCAACTTGCTACGTGGGTGGCATCGCCAAGAAGGGGCCGCACGGTTTTCAATCCACCAACCCCACGTATCCGCCCTTCGTGTTTACCAACGCGGACAACGTGGCCAGCGACCCCTCCCTGACCGGGCGAGCCCGCCAGCACGCCAACGTGGCCAAGGAGATGCTCCTGGTCTGGGATCCAGATGTCCTTTTTTTGGACCTGGCCACCATGCAACTGGCGGGGGCCGCCTCCGGCCTGCACGAACTGCGCACCGACCCGGTTTACCAAGCTCTTTCAGCGACCGGAGAGGGGAGGGTGTACGGGCTGCTGCCGTACAACTGGTACACCAAGAATTTCGGAACCATTCTGGCCAACGCCTACTTTGTGGGCAAAACCCTGTACCCGGAGCGGTTCGACGACGTTGACCCGGCGGCCAAGGCGGACGCCATCTATTCCTTTCTGGTCGGCGAGTCCGTATTCGACCGCATGAACGAGTCGTTCCGGGGAATGGCGTACAGGCGAATTCAGGTGGCCGAATAA
- a CDS encoding FecCD family ABC transporter permease, whose product MHFHDGAVPEEYLRYTGRKKLLLALGVTLSACMLVAAVSVGSAGLPVHEAVASLLGMGDDKRIDLIVWSIRLPQALTAITAGAGLAVAGAVMQSILRNPLGSPFTLGISQAAAFGAAFSVMVLGSGIMTSTNAGAVTIANPYLTTATAFCFCLLAACVIIAVSRVRGASPETMVLCGVALGSLFTAGTMFLQYFADDVQLAAMVFWTFGDVARASWRELAFIAMVVVLSSIYFLFQSWNLNAIDAGDETAKGLGVRVERLRLVGMLVASLLTAVVVSFLGIIGFVGLVTPHMVRRLIGGDHRYLLPATIVLGALLLLAADTAARLLLAPHILPVSVLTAFLGAPVFLLLILRRRS is encoded by the coding sequence ATGCACTTCCACGACGGCGCCGTACCAGAGGAATACCTGCGGTATACGGGGCGCAAGAAGCTCCTGCTTGCTCTGGGCGTTACCCTCTCGGCCTGCATGCTGGTGGCGGCCGTGTCCGTGGGGTCGGCCGGGCTGCCGGTACACGAAGCCGTGGCCAGCCTGCTGGGCATGGGCGACGACAAGCGGATCGACCTCATCGTCTGGTCCATCCGCCTCCCACAGGCCCTGACGGCAATCACAGCTGGGGCCGGACTGGCCGTTGCCGGGGCGGTCATGCAGTCCATTCTGCGCAACCCCCTGGGGTCGCCGTTCACCCTCGGCATTTCACAGGCTGCGGCGTTCGGAGCGGCCTTTTCCGTCATGGTGCTTGGTTCCGGGATCATGACCTCCACCAACGCCGGCGCTGTGACCATTGCCAACCCCTATCTCACCACGGCCACGGCCTTCTGTTTCTGCCTCTTGGCGGCCTGCGTCATTATCGCCGTTTCCAGGGTGCGCGGGGCGTCTCCGGAAACCATGGTGCTCTGCGGCGTGGCCTTGGGGTCGCTGTTCACCGCGGGCACCATGTTCCTGCAGTACTTCGCGGACGATGTGCAGTTGGCGGCCATGGTCTTCTGGACCTTCGGGGACGTTGCCAGGGCGAGTTGGCGGGAGTTGGCCTTCATCGCCATGGTTGTCGTCCTGTCTTCGATTTACTTTCTCTTTCAGTCCTGGAACCTCAACGCCATCGACGCGGGCGACGAAACGGCCAAGGGCCTGGGCGTGCGCGTGGAGCGGCTTCGACTGGTGGGCATGCTGGTGGCTTCCCTGCTGACCGCGGTGGTGGTTTCCTTCTTGGGCATCATTGGCTTTGTGGGGCTGGTTACACCGCACATGGTGCGGCGACTCATCGGCGGCGACCACCGCTACCTGCTCCCAGCGACCATCGTGCTCGGCGCGCTGCTATTGCTGGCTGCGGACACCGCCGCTCGGCTGCTTCTGGCTCCGCACATCCTGCCCGTTTCCGTGCTCACGGCCTTCCTCGGCGCGCCGGTTTTTCTGCTCCTTATCCTGCGGAGAAGAAGCTGA
- a CDS encoding ABC transporter ATP-binding protein, whose translation MLAVNDITFAYNGHKVLRRVNLSVPPGSLTAVLGPNGAGKTTLLKCVNAIHSPGGGAVMVDGREVSRLGPEDIARLVGYVAQRTEPARLTAFDAVLMGRRPHVRWRVSRHDLETVDAALKRLGLADLAMRHIDEMSGGELQKVAVARALVQEPRLLLLDEPTSSLDLRNQIEVLRMVRRVVDEHGVAALMTMHDLNTALATADRFVFLKEGRVQGCVDKSGITAEIISEVYGLPVDIETVRGLPVVAPRMDWRTA comes from the coding sequence ATGCTCGCGGTCAACGACATCACCTTCGCTTACAACGGGCACAAGGTATTGCGCCGCGTGAATCTATCGGTTCCCCCCGGTAGCCTGACCGCCGTGCTGGGACCAAACGGCGCGGGCAAGACCACTCTGCTCAAGTGTGTCAACGCCATCCACTCCCCTGGCGGCGGGGCGGTCATGGTGGACGGCCGTGAGGTCTCGCGACTGGGACCGGAGGACATTGCCCGGCTGGTGGGCTACGTGGCCCAGCGCACGGAACCGGCCAGGCTTACCGCATTCGATGCCGTTCTCATGGGCCGCAGGCCGCACGTGCGCTGGCGCGTGTCCCGCCACGACCTGGAAACCGTGGACGCGGCCCTCAAGCGATTGGGGCTCGCCGACCTGGCCATGCGGCACATCGACGAGATGAGCGGCGGCGAATTGCAGAAGGTGGCAGTGGCCAGGGCGCTGGTGCAGGAGCCGCGCCTGCTTTTGCTGGACGAGCCAACCAGCTCCCTGGATCTGCGCAACCAGATCGAAGTGCTGCGCATGGTGCGGCGGGTGGTGGACGAGCACGGCGTGGCCGCGCTGATGACCATGCACGACCTGAACACCGCCTTGGCCACTGCGGACCGCTTCGTTTTCCTCAAGGAAGGGCGGGTCCAGGGGTGTGTGGACAAAAGCGGAATAACCGCGGAAATCATTTCGGAGGTTTACGGGCTTCCGGTGGACATCGAAACCGTGCGGGGGTTGCCTGTGGTGGCTCCACGCATGGATTGGAGGACGGCATGA
- a CDS encoding FmdE family protein, with amino-acid sequence MIDFHGHSCPGLTIGVRAAEMALRDLGHASESDLVAVVETDMCGVDAIQFLTGCTFGKGNLVHRDYGKMAFSFYDRSSGKGVRLLLHPEAQGEMGAEMRDLMGKSARGEASEVDRTRLDELREAVQRRYMELPLEVLFEAKDAPPPPSPARILETLTCAACGEGVMESRSRRMGGETLCIPCFQDGEQKR; translated from the coding sequence GTGATTGATTTCCATGGCCACTCCTGCCCCGGGCTGACCATCGGCGTGCGCGCGGCGGAAATGGCCCTGCGCGACCTGGGCCACGCTTCGGAGAGCGATCTTGTTGCCGTTGTGGAAACGGACATGTGCGGCGTGGACGCCATTCAGTTCCTCACAGGTTGCACGTTCGGCAAGGGCAACCTCGTGCATCGCGATTACGGCAAGATGGCCTTTTCCTTTTACGACAGGTCGTCGGGGAAGGGGGTCCGGCTGCTCCTGCACCCCGAAGCCCAGGGCGAAATGGGGGCGGAAATGCGGGATTTGATGGGCAAGTCAGCCCGGGGGGAGGCTTCCGAAGTGGACCGGACGCGCCTGGATGAACTCCGCGAGGCCGTGCAGCGGCGCTACATGGAGCTGCCCCTCGAGGTGTTGTTCGAAGCTAAGGATGCCCCGCCGCCACCCAGCCCGGCCCGGATTCTGGAGACCCTTACCTGCGCCGCGTGCGGGGAGGGCGTCATGGAATCGAGGAGCCGCCGAATGGGTGGCGAAACGCTCTGTATTCCCTGTTTCCAGGACGGAGAGCAGAAACGCTGA
- the icd gene encoding NADP-dependent isocitrate dehydrogenase — protein sequence MQTRTVLWIEGDGIGPEVWAGARPVLDAAVEKAYGGERKLEWKELLAGKKAFEATGEYLPQETMDALRGGDLAMKGPLETPVGGGYRSLNVTLRQVLDLYACIRPVRYFQGIQSPVKHPEKVDMVVFRENTEDVYAGIEWASGSDEAKRVISFLRDEMGAAVDASAGVGVKPITPGGSKRLVRKALQYAVERDRSSVTLSHKGNIMKFTEGAFRAWGYEVAADEFADKVMTEQEANEGGSKPIVIKDRIADALFQQVLMYPEQYDVIATTNLNGDYISDALAAQVGGLGLAPGVNMSDEIAFFEATHGTAPTIAGKDLANPGSLILSGAMLLEHIGWDEAAKLIHASVEKVLSGGRVTVDLAGQIEGAEQVGCKEFGQLIGENL from the coding sequence ATGCAGACACGCACCGTTTTGTGGATAGAGGGCGACGGTATCGGGCCCGAGGTTTGGGCCGGAGCGCGCCCCGTTCTGGACGCCGCCGTGGAGAAGGCCTACGGCGGCGAGCGCAAGCTGGAATGGAAGGAACTGCTGGCCGGAAAGAAGGCCTTCGAGGCCACCGGCGAGTATCTGCCTCAGGAAACCATGGACGCCCTGCGCGGCGGCGATCTGGCCATGAAGGGCCCGCTGGAGACCCCGGTGGGCGGAGGCTACCGTAGCCTCAACGTCACCCTGCGCCAGGTGCTCGACCTGTACGCCTGCATCCGCCCGGTGCGTTACTTCCAGGGCATCCAGTCTCCGGTGAAGCACCCGGAGAAGGTGGACATGGTGGTCTTTCGGGAGAACACCGAGGACGTGTACGCGGGCATCGAATGGGCCTCCGGCTCGGACGAGGCCAAGCGGGTCATCTCCTTCCTGCGCGACGAAATGGGCGCGGCGGTGGACGCCAGCGCGGGCGTGGGCGTGAAGCCCATCACCCCGGGCGGCTCCAAGCGGCTGGTGCGCAAGGCCTTGCAGTACGCGGTAGAGCGCGACCGCTCCTCGGTCACCCTGTCCCACAAGGGCAACATCATGAAATTCACCGAGGGTGCCTTCCGCGCCTGGGGGTACGAGGTGGCCGCGGACGAGTTCGCCGACAAGGTCATGACTGAGCAGGAGGCGAACGAGGGCGGCTCCAAGCCCATCGTCATCAAGGACCGCATCGCCGACGCCCTGTTCCAGCAGGTGCTCATGTACCCGGAGCAGTACGACGTCATCGCCACCACCAACCTCAACGGCGACTACATCTCCGATGCCCTGGCGGCGCAGGTTGGCGGCCTTGGGCTGGCCCCCGGGGTGAACATGTCCGACGAGATCGCCTTCTTCGAGGCCACCCACGGCACCGCCCCCACCATCGCGGGCAAGGACCTGGCCAATCCCGGTTCCCTCATTCTCTCCGGGGCTATGCTCCTGGAGCACATCGGCTGGGATGAAGCGGCCAAGCTCATCCACGCTTCGGTGGAGAAGGTTCTCTCCGGCGGCCGCGTCACCGTGGACCTGGCCGGGCAGATCGAAGGCGCGGAGCAGGTGGGTTGCAAGGAGTTCGGCCAGCTGATCGGCGAAAACCTGTAG
- a CDS encoding DUF554 domain-containing protein has protein sequence MDVFPLGTIVNVVAILVGGTIGLLLGARFPQRVRLVVFQGLGLCTLAVGMDMALEMAEPLIVIFSIIIGGIIGAAFGLEDFLASLGDRLKKVVRSRNEKFTEGLLTATLLYCIGSMAIVGAFDEGLRGDPTLLLTKSLLDGFASIALASTFGVGVLFSALPLFAYQYGLTLLAAQLQNVLTDALVGELTAVGGVLILGISINLLELKYVRLGDLLPALGVVVVLGLIFL, from the coding sequence ATGGACGTTTTCCCTCTAGGCACCATAGTCAACGTCGTCGCCATCCTGGTGGGCGGCACCATCGGCCTGCTGCTGGGCGCCCGCTTCCCGCAGCGGGTGCGCTTGGTGGTCTTTCAGGGCTTGGGGTTGTGCACCCTGGCCGTGGGCATGGACATGGCCCTGGAAATGGCCGAACCGCTCATCGTCATTTTCTCCATCATCATCGGCGGAATCATCGGTGCGGCCTTCGGACTGGAGGACTTTCTGGCCTCCCTGGGCGACAGGCTGAAAAAGGTGGTGCGCTCCCGCAACGAGAAGTTCACCGAGGGGCTACTCACAGCCACCCTGCTCTACTGCATCGGCTCCATGGCCATCGTGGGCGCGTTCGACGAAGGGTTGCGTGGCGACCCCACCTTGCTGCTGACCAAGTCCCTGCTGGACGGTTTCGCCTCCATCGCCCTTGCCTCGACCTTCGGGGTCGGGGTGCTCTTCTCCGCTCTGCCTCTTTTCGCCTACCAGTACGGCCTGACCCTGCTGGCCGCGCAGCTGCAAAACGTCCTCACCGACGCCCTTGTCGGCGAACTGACCGCCGTGGGCGGCGTGCTCATCCTAGGCATCTCCATCAATCTGCTGGAACTCAAGTACGTCCGGCTGGGCGACCTACTGCCCGCACTGGGCGTGGTGGTGGTCCTGGGCCTCATCTTTCTCTAG
- a CDS encoding STAS/SEC14 domain-containing protein, whose translation MESDLEKVFAEHGKVNVVAVVESMEGYGFKEFLEDLRFVFKHWSQFQRVAVVGRSEWMKLAAKVDSALAPWEERFFTPNQIEQAWKWAKGKA comes from the coding sequence GTGGAATCGGACCTGGAAAAGGTTTTCGCCGAGCACGGCAAGGTGAACGTAGTCGCCGTGGTGGAGAGTATGGAAGGCTACGGCTTCAAGGAGTTTCTGGAGGATTTGCGCTTTGTGTTCAAGCACTGGAGCCAGTTCCAGCGTGTAGCCGTGGTCGGCCGGTCTGAATGGATGAAGCTGGCCGCCAAGGTGGATTCCGCCCTGGCCCCGTGGGAAGAGCGCTTTTTCACGCCCAACCAAATCGAGCAGGCATGGAAATGGGCCAAAGGCAAGGCTTGA
- a CDS encoding LuxR C-terminal-related transcriptional regulator, with product MESFLEKWKRNMDLAGYLEHTTAKREDCIRSYEGFLEPVWADAQGAGARGFAQLISNDDGWADAVVEMARRHRSRGVTPEMFIGCFETLVQSIEEIVTEMEAPAAEALKAGTTLRAYADALVAVLVADWSASSSRDMLAELDGANRQLTLQKNKYENILASTSDVVLVVDDEGRIVEANESACMYLDESRFHEPVWDVLGLEAGGMEDLASFYPPDVAHEISLYDEEFFFELRVVPLHSVSLASTGYLFLLTNITQHVKQREILEEKVRERTSELEQEKNRLEEMNITLRNVMGSIENDRKDLERSISATVENLLLPTMSRLKNEGSAAVRKGYIDIIEDQLSRLHTGGESGAEAHLLKLTPTEMRICQFIQAGSASKDIAEAMNLSLTTVQTHRRNIRKKFGLHNSNVNLYNFLHSGHKGVDLAD from the coding sequence GTGGAATCGTTTCTGGAAAAGTGGAAACGGAACATGGACCTTGCCGGGTATCTTGAGCATACCACGGCCAAGCGTGAGGACTGCATTCGCTCCTACGAGGGTTTTTTGGAACCTGTTTGGGCGGACGCGCAGGGCGCTGGCGCGAGGGGGTTCGCCCAACTGATCTCCAACGACGACGGCTGGGCGGACGCAGTGGTGGAGATGGCCCGACGGCATCGCTCCCGGGGAGTGACGCCGGAGATGTTCATCGGCTGCTTCGAGACGCTTGTGCAGTCGATTGAAGAGATTGTCACCGAGATGGAGGCCCCGGCGGCCGAGGCCCTCAAGGCGGGCACGACGCTTCGGGCCTACGCCGACGCCCTGGTGGCCGTCCTTGTGGCGGACTGGTCCGCCTCTTCCAGCCGGGACATGCTGGCGGAGCTGGATGGGGCCAATAGGCAACTGACTCTGCAGAAGAACAAGTACGAGAACATCCTGGCCTCCACCTCCGACGTGGTGCTGGTTGTGGACGACGAAGGCCGCATTGTGGAGGCCAACGAGTCCGCGTGCATGTATCTGGACGAAAGCCGCTTTCATGAGCCCGTGTGGGACGTCTTGGGACTGGAAGCCGGTGGCATGGAGGATCTCGCGTCCTTCTATCCCCCTGACGTCGCCCACGAGATCAGCCTGTACGACGAGGAGTTTTTCTTCGAACTGCGCGTGGTGCCGCTGCATTCGGTCAGCCTAGCATCCACCGGATACCTCTTCCTGCTGACCAACATCACTCAGCACGTCAAACAGCGCGAGATTCTGGAAGAGAAGGTGAGGGAACGGACCAGCGAACTGGAACAGGAAAAGAACCGCCTTGAGGAAATGAACATCACCCTGCGCAACGTCATGGGGTCCATCGAGAACGACCGCAAAGACCTTGAGCGTTCCATCTCAGCGACGGTGGAAAACCTTCTGCTTCCCACCATGTCGCGGCTCAAGAACGAGGGCTCCGCCGCCGTGCGCAAGGGCTACATAGACATCATCGAAGACCAGCTCTCGCGCTTGCACACCGGTGGCGAATCCGGCGCCGAGGCGCATCTGCTCAAGCTCACGCCCACAGAAATGCGCATCTGCCAGTTCATTCAGGCGGGGTCGGCCTCCAAGGACATCGCCGAGGCCATGAACCTTTCCCTGACAACGGTGCAGACCCACCGCCGAAACATTCGCAAGAAGTTCGGCCTGCATAACAGCAACGTGAACCTCTACAATTTTCTGCACAGCGGACATAAAGGCGTCGACCTGGCCGACTGA
- a CDS encoding TorD/DmsD family molecular chaperone has product MEYRCSESDITGVAARPLRDFFAAVTKDDMRAAFELLAADDPDAPRVSDWDEVEFAFNRFFVGPAKLQAAPYASVHLDPEASLMSESTLAARGVYDALGLAVPDRAMPDDHIAYELDGAIALRFAAQHVEPERSGDLADLRRQFITEHMGKWIPAFAQSVRQAGPPPAIEYVARRLEGWLEAEMDEADEAVTRG; this is encoded by the coding sequence ATGGAATACCGCTGTTCCGAATCCGACATCACCGGAGTTGCCGCGCGGCCGTTGCGCGATTTCTTCGCCGCGGTCACGAAGGATGACATGCGTGCCGCGTTCGAACTGTTGGCGGCGGACGACCCGGATGCGCCACGCGTTTCCGACTGGGACGAGGTGGAGTTCGCCTTCAACAGGTTCTTTGTGGGACCTGCCAAGTTGCAGGCCGCGCCGTACGCCTCTGTTCACCTGGACCCGGAAGCGAGTCTCATGAGCGAGTCCACACTGGCGGCCAGGGGGGTGTACGACGCCCTGGGGCTGGCCGTGCCTGATCGGGCCATGCCCGACGATCACATCGCCTACGAGCTCGACGGGGCCATCGCCCTACGTTTCGCCGCCCAGCACGTCGAGCCCGAACGAAGCGGGGATTTGGCCGACCTTCGGCGGCAATTCATCACGGAGCACATGGGAAAGTGGATTCCGGCCTTCGCGCAAAGCGTGAGGCAAGCGGGGCCGCCGCCCGCCATCGAGTACGTAGCGCGCCGCCTGGAAGGCTGGCTCGAGGCGGAGATGGACGAGGCGGACGAGGCCGTAACCAGGGGCTAG
- a CDS encoding molybdopterin-dependent oxidoreductase → MVKETIRDATGLSRRRFLQGMLATGAVTLLPCGLLRPTTAKAKQVYEGNYEIFRNACPRNCYDTCSIKTYVKDGVARFVEGAPESTFTRGGLCVKGNTYIRYSYSPDRIKYPMEQQGRGTGNWKRISWDEALDKIARKMLDIKERDGSLLGLGLTKYSGNFGITNYVVEGMMSSLGYTTRFVGTPCWPAGIDAQNYDMGGMWCNDPEDMVNSKYIIVWGANPAWCSVHSMKYIYAAQEAGAKVVVIDPVFTQTAAKGDEYWQVKTSSDGALALGMCRHILDKGMVDRDWVKDNSIGFAEFEQYLRDNVTVEWASQLSGVPAERITKVAEEFAAAKPATIWLGYGLQRHVNGGATVRSIDALVAMTGNVGKEGGGARYGHLHTWGFNYHALIQKQPAGSVGWTGEGGPKGEFDFSGGAGEIDFTDRSVNINKTAQAILDTDNPPIRMLWVSCKNVFSQDFDRNKMLKAFDKLETVVVVDHFFNQTVEQADIVLPATTNLEEWTINASYWHYWLSINQPAIEPMYEAKSNMEIAAALSKKINSLAPGSCTFPEEVDTREWTAKEFNKGIYDLFGISSWEELLKGPVKAKMHPASWHDGKFATPSGKYEFKSELCAEHGHNALPVYVEPRKPYDRLRLLTPHSKFNIHSQFQNLDWMADFHNEPIVYVHPKVAADRGIEDGDMVRVFNQVGEERLKAHITTNVPPDAIMMYEAWYAGKSYNCNILVDDTSADMGKYKTGSPGVAIHDQFADIAKA, encoded by the coding sequence ATGGTCAAGGAAACCATCAGGGACGCCACAGGGCTTTCGAGACGCAGGTTCCTGCAGGGGATGCTGGCCACCGGGGCCGTGACCCTGCTGCCCTGCGGGCTGTTGCGGCCCACCACGGCCAAGGCCAAGCAGGTGTATGAGGGAAACTACGAGATTTTCCGCAACGCCTGCCCCAGAAACTGCTACGACACCTGCAGTATCAAGACCTACGTCAAGGACGGCGTGGCCCGGTTCGTGGAAGGCGCACCGGAGTCCACCTTCACCAGGGGCGGGCTGTGCGTGAAGGGCAACACCTACATCCGGTACAGCTACAGCCCGGACCGCATCAAATACCCCATGGAGCAGCAGGGCCGGGGCACCGGCAACTGGAAGCGCATCTCCTGGGACGAGGCCTTGGACAAGATCGCCCGCAAAATGCTGGACATCAAGGAGCGCGACGGCTCCCTGCTCGGGCTGGGACTGACCAAGTATTCCGGAAACTTCGGCATCACCAACTACGTGGTGGAGGGCATGATGTCCTCCCTGGGCTACACCACGCGTTTTGTGGGCACGCCCTGCTGGCCCGCCGGCATCGACGCCCAGAACTACGACATGGGCGGCATGTGGTGCAACGACCCCGAGGACATGGTCAACTCCAAGTACATCATCGTCTGGGGAGCCAACCCGGCGTGGTGCTCCGTGCATTCCATGAAGTACATATACGCGGCCCAGGAAGCCGGGGCCAAGGTGGTGGTCATCGATCCGGTCTTCACCCAGACCGCGGCCAAGGGCGACGAGTACTGGCAGGTTAAGACCTCCTCCGACGGCGCGCTGGCTCTGGGCATGTGCCGCCATATCCTGGACAAGGGCATGGTGGACCGCGATTGGGTCAAGGACAACTCCATCGGCTTCGCCGAGTTCGAGCAATATCTGCGCGACAACGTCACCGTGGAGTGGGCTTCGCAACTCTCCGGCGTGCCCGCAGAGCGCATCACCAAGGTGGCCGAGGAGTTCGCCGCGGCCAAGCCCGCCACCATCTGGCTGGGCTACGGGCTGCAACGCCACGTCAACGGCGGGGCCACGGTGCGCTCCATCGACGCCCTGGTGGCCATGACCGGAAACGTGGGCAAGGAGGGCGGCGGCGCCCGCTACGGCCACCTACACACCTGGGGCTTCAACTACCACGCCTTGATTCAGAAGCAGCCCGCAGGCTCCGTGGGCTGGACCGGCGAGGGCGGCCCCAAGGGCGAGTTCGACTTCAGCGGCGGCGCGGGGGAGATCGACTTCACCGACCGCTCCGTGAACATCAACAAGACCGCCCAGGCCATCCTGGACACGGACAACCCGCCCATCCGCATGCTGTGGGTGTCCTGCAAGAACGTCTTCTCTCAGGACTTCGACCGAAATAAGATGCTCAAGGCTTTCGACAAGCTGGAGACGGTGGTGGTCGTGGACCATTTCTTCAACCAGACGGTGGAGCAGGCGGACATCGTCCTGCCGGCCACCACCAACCTGGAGGAATGGACCATCAACGCCTCCTATTGGCACTACTGGCTGTCCATCAACCAGCCAGCCATCGAGCCCATGTACGAGGCCAAGTCCAACATGGAGATCGCGGCCGCGCTCTCCAAGAAGATCAACTCCCTCGCCCCGGGCTCCTGCACCTTCCCCGAGGAGGTGGACACCCGCGAGTGGACCGCCAAGGAGTTCAACAAGGGCATCTACGACCTCTTCGGCATATCGAGCTGGGAAGAACTGCTCAAAGGGCCGGTGAAGGCCAAGATGCACCCCGCCTCCTGGCACGACGGCAAGTTCGCCACGCCCTCGGGCAAGTACGAGTTCAAGTCGGAGTTGTGCGCCGAACACGGCCACAACGCCCTGCCGGTGTACGTGGAGCCCCGCAAGCCCTACGACCGGCTCAGGCTGCTCACCCCGCACTCCAAGTTCAACATCCACTCCCAGTTCCAGAACCTGGACTGGATGGCCGACTTCCACAACGAGCCCATCGTCTACGTCCACCCCAAGGTCGCCGCCGACAGGGGTATCGAGGACGGGGACATGGTCCGGGTCTTCAACCAGGTGGGAGAGGAGCGGCTCAAGGCCCACATCACCACCAATGTGCCGCCGGACGCCATCATGATGTACGAGGCCTGGTACGCGGGCAAGAGCTACAACTGCAACATCCTGGTGGATGACACCTCCGCGGACATGGGCAAGTACAAAACCGGTTCGCCGGGAGTGGCCATCCACGATCAGTTTGCCGACATCGCCAAGGCCTAG
- a CDS encoding 4Fe-4S dicluster domain-containing protein yields MKKRLGFYVDAKRCIGCYTCAMACKNQYHQVNGVVWRDIYDLKEELFPHRERAFYSLACNHCENPTCLEVCPVVAYYKRDDGVVVHEQEKCIGCGNCIRSCPYGAPRYNPVEKRAEKCSLCWQRLDADLLPACVLSCPTDALQLIDLATFDEPNAVQFPPGYPRMRRLNPSTRFRMAEMPKIYRREDV; encoded by the coding sequence ATGAAAAAAAGACTCGGCTTCTACGTCGACGCCAAGCGCTGCATCGGGTGCTACACGTGCGCCATGGCGTGCAAGAACCAGTACCACCAAGTAAACGGCGTGGTCTGGCGCGACATCTACGACCTCAAGGAGGAGCTCTTCCCGCACCGGGAGCGGGCTTTCTACTCGCTGGCTTGCAACCACTGCGAGAACCCCACGTGCCTGGAGGTCTGCCCTGTGGTGGCCTATTACAAACGGGATGACGGGGTTGTGGTCCACGAGCAGGAGAAGTGCATCGGCTGCGGCAACTGCATCCGCTCCTGCCCCTACGGCGCGCCGCGCTACAACCCGGTGGAAAAGCGGGCGGAGAAGTGCAGCCTGTGCTGGCAGCGGCTGGACGCCGACCTGCTGCCCGCCTGCGTTTTGAGCTGCCCCACCGACGCCCTGCAGCTCATTGACCTGGCCACCTTCGATGAACCGAACGCGGTCCAGTTCCCGCCGGGCTATCCCCGCATGAGGAGGCTGAACCCGTCCACACGTTTCCGCATGGCGGAAATGCCCAAAATCTACAGGAGGGAAGACGTATGA